A single region of the Cucumis melo cultivar AY chromosome 3, USDA_Cmelo_AY_1.0, whole genome shotgun sequence genome encodes:
- the LOC103496648 gene encoding pectinesterase inhibitor-like, with protein sequence MAKNSCLIIVSLVEVLLFTIISNVASSIDVISTICPKTSNPPYCSSVLKSAGTTNIKGLAVYTLNLAHANAKKSLTLANSLAKTTTNPQLKQQYSSCAESYDGAVGDIENAQKDMAIGDFNGVNIVISGAMTEIDDCQDKFVQPPKDTLSLLKNGKTLKDICSIILVISNLL encoded by the coding sequence ATGGCCAAAAACTCTTGCCTCATTATTGTCTCTCTCGTTGAAGTTCTTTTGTTCACCATCATTTCCAATGTAGCATCATCTATCGACGTCATTTCCACCATCTGTCCAAAAACCTCAAACCCACCATATTGTTCAAGTGTGTTGAAATCTGCAGGCACTACAAATATAAAAGGTTTAGCTGTATATACATTAAATCTCGCCCATGCAAATGCTAAAAAATCTTTGACCCTAGCCAACTCACTGGCAAAAACCACCACCAATCCTCAACTTAAGCAACAATATTCGTCTTGTGCTGAGAGCTACGATGGAGCTGTTGGTGATattgaaaatgcccaaaagGACATGGCCATTGGTGACTTTAATGGTGTCAATATTGTAATTTCTGGTGCCATGACAGAGATTGACGACTGTCAGGATAAGTTTGTGCAGCCACCAAAGGATACGTTGTCGCTTTTGAAGAATGGCAAGACTCTAAAAGACATATGcagcattattttggttatatcgAATCTTCTTTAA